The genomic window ACACGGCCggccaggaggagtaccGCGGCATGTGGGCGTCGTCCAatctcggcgccgacgccttCCTCATGGTGTACGACATTACGTCGCGCGACtccctcgacgccctccAGTACTTTGACGACCTGATCAACATGGAGGCCGAGACCCGGCTCGACAATGCTGCGCGCGCGCGTCGCGCCGGCGTCAACCCGGGCCACGTCAATACCGGCACCGCCAGCGGCTCCAAGACGGTCCCGCCCGTCAAGATCGTCGCCGGAAACAAATGCGATCTCCAGGAGAGCAGGCAGGTCCCCGCCGCCATGGGCCTTGACTGGGCACGCAAACGGGGCTGCGGGTTCATGGAGACGAGCGCGAGGCTCGAGGTCAACATTGAGGAGACATTTGCCCTCATTGTGCGCCGCGTCGTCGAGAGGAGGCGCCTCGCCGAGATGGGCGTCATGGACAACACCGAGATGAACGCCCGTGGCATGACGAAGCCATTGACCCCATTGCCTGTGGAAAGCGACTCGGAAAAGCGAGCTCCGGGACTGCGGGGACCGACTCTGAGCGGCCAAACTTCTgtcggccgtggccagggTGGATTCTGGAAGAAGTTGCGATGTTGGTGATAGTGTCCGATTTCTTCCATCTATGGGCGGCGGAGCGTTGCTTCTTTGTTGTTTTCCTTGTGATATGGTgcgtatttttttttccggcttttatttttgtttTAGGGTTTGACAACGGGGGGGATATACGACTCCCTCTTGCTGTAACTTTCTGGGTTCACCCTTTCGGCATATACCATACTTGTGTGTTTGGCGTCTTGAGGTTATTTAAAATGGGCTGGTTGTATTGGCTTACTCTTCTCTTCATTTTGTAAATGTTGTTTCGGCTGGAGAGGCTGCGATTCCTTGGTTTCGATATGCGACAATGTGTTTTGTATGTACATGAGGTTGATTCGTGGACGATGCAATGTTTAGGATTATGATGTATGGCGAGCGAGCTTTTTGTATAGCGTGGCAGAATTCACAAGAGCCATTTGTTAATGTGTTGAGTACCCTGGGCCCTGGGTGGCCTTGTCATCTCCTGCCCATCTAcctacttacctaggtacctagtcGGTACTTGTGTAGCTGCAAAAGATGAAATTCCTGGGCTTTGTAGCATCGCGCCTCCAAAAGCAAGCGTGGCGGATATGGGTAGTGTATTACGACGGCAAAAGTCCTTGCTAAGCTTCCCTCGCTTCCCTCGAAACGCCCAAAACCCCCAAGTCTCAAACCCAAGACGCCGGCAGCCCTCTTTGTCTATAACGTTTGGCATCACTGCTTGCTGACAACCCAATCCTTCCACTTCTTGTACTCGGGATAATTCAAGCTCGCCTTCTTGCCCTGATAGCGCGTAACCTTGAGCTCCAGCGACTTCCACCTCGAGCGGCCGCCCATCCAGCCCGCTTTCCGGATGAGGCTGTACAGCGTCTCGTCCTGAGTCCAGCCCTGCTCGGAAGCCACGTCCGGCAGATATGTCGCTCCGTAACGGTGGCCCCTGTCAGTAAACGACAGCCGGATGCCGTGGGTGCCCACCTCCCAGTCATaggcgtcgtcggcctccTCAAAGTCGGTCAACAAGGTCACGGCGGCCTGCAGCTCGGGCAGCTCCTCCTTGACAATGGGCGAGAAGCGCGTGTCGTGCAGGGCCGAAATGGTCGCGTACTCGGGCAGCCCGACGCCGAGGGGCTGGGACTCAAAGGTGCCGATGCACCCGCGCAGAGAGACGTCGTCCCCCGAGACGGTGTTCCAGGTGACAAACAGCGGGGCGGACGAGGTGCCCAGCGACAGtgaggacatggacgtcGCGGGCGTGGACGAGGACCACGCGGGCGACgcggaggacgaggacgcggaggagtcggcgtcggcggcgaggcggcggagagCCGGTGTCTTGGGAGCCTGGTCGTTCCTGGACGGGCCGGGTTCCGAGTCTGAAACGGAGCTCGTGTAGAGCGCCCAGGAGGATTCGATCTCGCTGAGGGAGAGGGGCTCCCGGTCCTCGAGgtgggcgtcgagggcctCGAAGCACATGAGGCAATGGGCTGCGCTGGCCATCGTGTCCGCTCAAGAGGGCAGATTGAGCGGACAGGGAGGGCAGGGGGAGGCGGGGAAAAACAACGAGCCGGCCCGACGATGGGCGTGGGTTGATTAGACGAAGCAATCTacgacaatgacgacggAGAAGGTGGGAAAGCGACTGATTTGAACCTGGTCGACGTGGGTTCAATGGCACGGGAGCTTCGCATTGACCGGAGTCGACGTCGGGTGGTTGGGGGCAGAATGAAGACACGGCAAAGCTGGAGCTAATCTCTGGAAGCAGAAGACCAAGAGCGTAGATGAAATTGCGAGACTGGAGGGACTGGAGGAGCAAGCATGGGCAAGACAAGGCAAGGCGAGGCAAAGCAAGGCGAGCTGACGTGGTGAGGAGTAGTCGGAAAAGGTCACTTTTGGGTCATCAGGCTCGTCACCCCACTCGAGCAACATTGGGAACCCCGCGATTGCGCAAGCCAGGCTTGAAAGGGGACAGCTGCCAAACTGCGTTCCGAATGGCGCGAGCGGCGCAGACGCCATCAAAAAAAccgaggcggcgacgggcggCGACAGgccaatacatacatatgtacaatcGCATATTGGAGCTTGGTTGCCGGAGTGGCACACAGGTCCTGTGATGGGCGGAGGTGCAGTGCCATTGATGTTGGAGGCGCAAATAAGGCGATGACGTGGACGGAAAGGCAAACGCCAAGGGCACGTCGGTCTGTGATTGCACGGGgtactacggagtaatggCACAGAGTGATTGCTTCTTGTGCCGTGAGTGCATTCAAAGCTGGCGAGGGCTATTTGCGAAGCTTGGTTACAGAGTACTAGTGCATTGGAGGAGAAATAACCTACTTGTAGGTGCTTAAGTAAGTACCATATTCATTGCATTCAATGCAAGCAGCCGGATTTTCAAAACCGCCGATATTCCGCCTTCCTTTGCTGGGCGAGAATCACCGGCACAGCTTTCCCACAACATGGCATCAaaacccaccagacatgatAAGCCAAGGAAGCCATGGTTCCAATCGGACCCGATATCACTTACATTGACTTGGAACTATGACGCTACGACCTCGCCCGTACGCCAGCGCGACGGCTGCGCAGGCGGTTGTTCTAACCGGAACTCCAGCCACGCGTGCGTGATCGTCTCTCCTGCTCCACGCCGGAAAGCGGTGCCTGAAGCACCTCTGCGTTTCAGCATGTTTTGAACCATGACAGCCCAGTCTTGCATGTCCGTTTCACGCCCTTCCTCTCAGTATCTCGCCCCGATACGACCTTGTATGAAAGCTTGTTAGGAGGACATGTGACGATCCGACAAGCCTTGGTTTCGCCAATGCCAAGCTTTGCCTTCCGCGGCCATCTCATATATTGCGTTCCTGGTCTGATAAAGATCAGGCTATAGTTGGGACAGCCCGGGGCGAAGTTGGGATGCCTCGTAGTTCGTTTTGAGATGGGTCTGGCCCGGTCTCAGTCTCAACTTACTGCCAAAGTTGATTACTGACACTATATTTAGTCCATAATTTGTcatttatttttttttctccgCCCGTGGTTCACTGCATCTGATGCAGGCCGTATCAGATGAAGTCTGGGGTTCTCCGATGCGGAAGGGATTGCGCTATCTGGGCCGTGTTTTTATGCCGTAGGGGTGTTTGGCCGAtgtttataaataaatatatgtCTCTctctatatatatagctatagATGTTGCTCTCCTCGGCGCTTCGTGGTTAGTCTTTTGTCTGTCAGTCACTCCCTTCAGCTATAACAAAAAAAGTCGACAATAATAAGCTCGTCCTTCGCTCTCCTCACACAAGCCTAATTATTTTCTCTCCGAACGCATACATCTCTTTTATCAAAATGAAGTTCTTTGCCGTCACTCTCTTGGCTCTTGCCActgccgtcatggccgcTCCCTCAGGTCCGTCAAAAATCCTTTGatagaaaaaaaatgtcAGAATACACTGGCTAACCTCGTTGCAGTCAAGGAGAGGGACATCTTTATCCGCCAGGAGTTTGTTGTTGACACGGAAACCC from Metarhizium brunneum chromosome 2, complete sequence includes these protein-coding regions:
- the RAS-2 gene encoding Ras-like protein 2, producing the protein MSSHGQQPAVPISITICGDGGCGKSSITLRLVRSQWTSEYDPTIEDSYSVTRRIDGTTYHLSLTDTAGQEEYRGMWASSNLGADAFLMVYDITSRDSLDALQYFDDLINMEAETRLDNAARARRAGVNPGHVNTGTASGSKTVPPVKIVAGNKCDLQESRQVPAAMGLDWARKRGCGFMETSARLEVNIEETFALIVRRVVERRRLAEMGVMDNTEMNARGMTKPLTPLPVESDSEKRAPGLRGPTLSGQTSVGRGQGGFWKKLRCW